A portion of the Ricinus communis isolate WT05 ecotype wild-type chromosome 10, ASM1957865v1, whole genome shotgun sequence genome contains these proteins:
- the LOC107261125 gene encoding uncharacterized protein LOC107261125: protein MTATHDRMERNEKKTDSIEASVKRLKIQIGQIAEAVQENKKRKLPSQPEQAKATTVLKDGELFDNNVKNLIEKDSSYAGTSKEGGLVDVEITEGGLQKEGRIEPNLRQKEKDNEAFSGPEFHKAAEPYKPPIPFPNRLKESKQDKQFSEIFDMLSKVNINLPLLDVIRNMPAYAKFFKELNSNKRRYGNNEKVMVSETASAVLQQQLPPKMKDPGSFTVDITMGDKKVAKAMLDLGASINLMPYSTYAQLGLEELKSTTMSLQLADRSIKYPRGIVEDLLI, encoded by the coding sequence ATGACGGCTACCCATGACAGAATGGAGAGGAATGAGAAGAAAACTGATTCCATAGAAGCTTCAGTAAAGCGATTGAAAATTCAAATTGGGCAAATTGCTGAAGCGgtacaagaaaataagaaaagaaaattgccaAGTCAACCTGAGCAAGCTAAAGCAACCACTGTTCTTAAGGATGGtgagttatttgataataatgttaaaaatctaattgaaAAAGATTCTTCTTACGCAGGTACATCAAAAGAAGGTGGACTAGTTGATGTAGAGATAACTGAAGGAGGTTtacaaaaagaaggaagaataGAGCCCAATCTTAGGCAGAAAGAGAAAGACAATGAGGCATTTTCAGGCCCTGAATTTCATAAGGCAGCTGAGCCTTATAAGCCTCCTATTCCGTTCCCTAACAGAttgaaagaaagcaaacaGGATAAGcaattttctgaaatttttgaTATGCTTTCTAAAGTTAACATTAATTTGCCCTTGTTGGATGTGATCAGGAACATGCCAGCTtatgctaagttctttaaGGAACTGAATTCCAACAAGAGGAGATATGGGAACAATGAAAAAGTTATGGTGTCTGAAACAGCAAGTGCAGTTCTCCAACAACAGTTACCTCCTAAGATGAAAGACCCTGGGAGCTTTACTGTTGATATTACAATGGGGGACAAAAAGGTTGCTAAAGCCATGTTGGATTTGGGAGCAAGCATCAATTTGATGCCATATTCAACATATGCACAACTTGGCTTAGAAGAATTGAAGTCAACCACCATGTCTCTACAACTAGCTGATAGGTCAATTAAATATCCAAGAGGCATAGTGGAGGACTTGCTGATTTAG
- the LOC125371397 gene encoding LOW QUALITY PROTEIN: photosystem II D2 protein-like (The sequence of the model RefSeq protein was modified relative to this genomic sequence to represent the inferred CDS: inserted 1 base in 1 codon; deleted 1 base in 1 codon): protein MLRNRSHVKEPNTDQIIYVQGDFTRWCQLGGLWTFVALHCAFGLIGFMLRQFELAQSVQLRPYNAITFSSPIVVFVYVFLIYPLGSLVVFFAPSFSVVAIIQFILNFQGFHNWTLNPFHMMGVAGVLGATLPCAIHGATIENTLFEDGDGANTFRAFNPTQAKETYSMVTANRFWSQIHGVAFSNKCWLHFFMLFVPVTGLSMSALRVVGLAPNLRAYDFVSQEIRIAEDLEFETFYTKNILLNEGIRAWMGTQDQPHENLVXPEKVLPRGNAL from the exons ATGCTCAGAAATCGATCGCACGTGAAAGAACCAAACACTGACCAAATAATATATGTACAAGGAGATTTTACTCGTTGGTGTCAATTAGGTGGTTTGTGGACTTTTGTTGCTCTCCATTGTGCTTTCGGGCTAATAGGTTTTATGTTACGTCAATTTGAACTTGCTCAATCTGTGCAATTGCGACCTTATAATGCAATCACATTCTCTAGTCCAATTGTTGTTTTTGTTTATGTATTCCTGATTTATCCATTAGGT AGTTTGGTTGTTTTTTTTGCGCCTAGTTTTAGTGTAGTAGCTATAATTCAATTCATCCTCAATTTCCAAGGGTTTCATAACTGGACGCTGAACCCATTTCATATGATGGGAGTTGCCGGCGTATTGGGCGCTACTCTGCCGTGCGCTATTCATGGTGCTACTATAGAAAATACTTTATTTGAAGATGGTGATGGTGCAAATACATTCCGTGCTTTTAACCCAACTCAAGCTAAAGAAACTTATTCAATGGTCACCGCTAATCGCTTTTGGTCTCAAATCCATGGGGTTGCTTTTTCCAATAAATGTTGGTTACATTTCTTTATGTTATTTGTACCTGTAACTGGTTTATCGATGAGCGCTCTTAGAGTAGTCGGTCTGGCTCCAAATCTACGTGCCTATGACTTTGTTTCTCAGGAAATTCGTATAGCGGAAGATCTTGAATTTGAGACTTTCTACACTAAAAATATTCTCTTAAACGAAGGTATTCGGGCTTGGATGGGGACTCAAGATCAGCCTCATGAAAACCTTG TTCCTGAGAAGGTTCTACCACGTGGAAATGCTCTTTAA
- the LOC8269269 gene encoding germin-like protein subfamily 1 member 16, whose product MKVINFLVFLLVLALASFFATAFDPSPLQDFCVATDGSDSSVFVNGQFCKNPDNVTADDFFYSGLNVRANTSNQLGVNVTILTADVIPGLNTNGITLARIDFAANGGLNPPHTHPRAAEILMVLEGTVYAGFVTSNPDHRLFRKILKPGDVFVFPFGMIHFQLNLGKTPALAFAALTSQNPGVMTLATGIFGADPSINLEVVAKAFHLDKSLVRKLQRLERANPS is encoded by the exons ATGAAAGTTATTAATTTCCTCGTATTTCTTCTTGTCTTAGCTTTGGCTTCCTTTTTCGCCACTGCTTTTGATCCTAGCCCTCTCCAAGACTTCTGTGTAGCTACAGATGGCTCTGATTCTTCTG TCTTCGTGAATGGACAGTTTTGCAAGAATCCAGATAATGTAACAGCAgatgatttcttttattctggGCTTAATGTTCGTGCAAATACATCCAATCAACTTGGAGTAAATGTCACAATTTTAACTGCTGATGTGATACCAGGACTTAACACCAACGGTATAACCTTAGCTCGTATCGATTTTGCAGCGAATGGAGGCTTAAACCCACCACATACACACCCCCGAGCTGCTGAAATCCTAATGGTTTTAGAAGGAACTGTTTATGCTGGTTTTGTAACATCAAATCCGGATCATCGTCTGTTCAGAAAAATTCTAAAACCAGGGGATGTATTTGTATTTCCATTTGGAATGATTCATTTTCAATTGAATCTTGGTAAGACTCCTGCACTTGCTTTTGCTGCATTGACTAGCCAAAATCCAGGAGTGATGACTTTAGCTACTGGGATTTTCGGAGCTGATCCTTCCATTAATCTTGAAGTTGTGGCCAAAGCATTTCATCTGGACAAAAGTTTAGTCCGCAAGCTTCAGAGACTGGAGCGGGCCAATCCCtcataa
- the LOC107261123 gene encoding germin-like protein subfamily 1 member 16 — MALILLFCKNPDNVTADDFFYSGLNVRSNTSNQLGVNVTIVTADVMPELNTNGITLARIDYAANGGLNPPHTHPRAAEILMVLDGTVYAGFVTSNPDHRLFNKILKPGDVFVFPFGMVHFQLNLGKTLLLVFKRLI, encoded by the exons ATGGCTCTGATTCTTCTG TTTTGCAAGAATCCAGATAATGTAACAGCAgatgatttcttttattctggGCTTAATGTTCGTTCAAATACATCCAATCAACTTGGAGTAAATGTCACAATTGTAACTGCTGATGTGATGCCAGAACTTAACACCAACGGTATAACCTTAGCTCGTATCGATTATGCAGCGAATGGAGGCTTAAACCCACCACATACACACCCTCGAGCTGCTGAAATCCTAATGGTTTTAGATGGAACTGTTTATGCTGGTTTTGTAACATCAAATCCGGATCATCGTCTGTTCAACAAAATTCTAAAACCAGGGGATGTATTTGTATTTCCATTTGGAATGGTTCATTTTCAATTGAATCTTGGCAAGACtctattattagtttttaaaagattaatttaa